The following nucleotide sequence is from Malania oleifera isolate guangnan ecotype guangnan chromosome 4, ASM2987363v1, whole genome shotgun sequence.
ATCGATGGACAGGGCTTACTATGATCAAGAACTAAACCATAGAGGGCAAAACACATTGGCCTTTCCTGAAATTTAACAAGAAGATGgcgatttttattaaaatttcaaaatttttgcttATCTCCTcgcaattttaaaaaatttcaaaaatttctctCAACATTCGATTTTTTATACAATTATAATTTGAGGGATTTGTATCTCTTGACAAATCTCAAGAAATTGAGTtttgtaaaaattttgaaattttaagagaGATTTTTTGCCAAATCTTAGAAGATTATATGTTTTCACCAAGTCATAAAAGATGTAAATATTATTTACAAAATGTACACAAGCATAAGTAATTATGTCAAATTTCAACGGTGCCAACGAAATTTCTCCTATATGAAATATAGTTAATTTAAAAACTATTTCCCCTAGCCATTAAGTTCAAAGTCCTTGTTTTGCATGGTAGAGATGGTATATAAGGATTTGATTCAAACAATAGCTgaaggaattttaaaaatataaaccattaatcaaatatttaaacaaaatataatcattataataattaacaaattaaataaatattatatatatatatatttaaaaaaaaacaaattaaatatttactTTCAAAAAGGAGTTGCTCTTTATAATATTTGGCTAATGATGCCTATGCATAGACCCTATATGTGTGCAGAGGGGTGGTCAACTTGTGGCCCTTAGGGGCTAGGGCCCATAAGCCTAGTTGCAAATTGTAATATGCCTGCCCCTATATGGAGCATGGAGCAAAGGGCCCactttaaaacttttttttaaaaattaaatttatttttctaagtaatttttaaaaaataattattttaaaatctctAAAAAGATCGGTGCTCTATTAAGCTTTCTATTTATAGAAAACTTAACCTCGAGTTTTGTAAAAGCAATAAGTCCATTGTTTTGCGTAACTGCTATCAAACAGTAAAATGAAAAACTAAGTCGTATTACATTCTTAATTATCATGAAAGTAATAAATGGGTTCTTTGATTAAAGACGTTCAAATCATTGATATTGTGCTTCGTATGTGACAACATTAATGACGACGATGTAAATGTTTTAACGTGAAAAGTATCGATTGATTGAGTAAAGTCGCGTGTAAATACAAAAACCCACGATGTTCTTTGATAGAGTAACAAGTCCTCCAATGACGAGTTAATTAATATCCAAATCTAGTAACAAATTAAGTAAATGCACATTGcccatataaaaaaaatgaaaggaaatgttttatttgatttgtttAAAGAGAATATGGAGGGAAAAGAAGTAGGTGATGGGTGGACATATTCATTGAATGGAGAAGAGACCTCAAAGGAATTCTAATCAACATACTCGCTGATTAAAGAatcttcaaaatttttccaaagcaACCAAATTTGACTCATCCTTGAGTTAGGTGTGCATGAGGACAAGTCATGGTTTGTGCTTTAGTCTAAAAGAATTATGAGTTATGTCCACCGTGGACTAATAATACGCAAACCATTTAACATAATCGTGATACTCAATGTGATATATATCTTTCACAAGTTGAGTCTTATCCTGAACATTTTGTACAAGGACCGAAGCAACCTCTCACCCTTTACAAATTGCTTTTGGTCAATAAAACTCTCGAACATTGAAGTGATGGATGGGATGAAATTAAATGGATAGTAgtaaggattagggttttgtattttagGGTTCTTTAAAAATAGCTAATGGTTGGATTGAAGTGAGGCTTGAACTAGTAGATGAGAATGTGTTGGATAGTAATAAAGTTTgagggtttttttatttttagggtttttctagaTGGGTGGATAGTAAAACTGAAGGGAGTCTTGTGCTAGTAGGGGAGATGACTTGGGATGGGAATGAATTGGATAGTAACAAAGGCTGGCACAAAGTATTTCTAATACCTATTGACATAGGACAAGACAGGGGAGAGAAGACATGGAGAAATAAACACTTTACAGAGAGAAAACAAGGGGAGAAGGCTAgaagaaaattaaaagagaagagaagagaagagaaataGAAAGCAAAGAAAAGAGGCAGAAGATGGGGAGAGATGGAGTTTAGATAAAAGTaagttgttattttttattttttattttaatttttctatagtaaaaaaatatattataaaaatatgtttgtttCTGTTGCcagttttttatttcttttactgATTTTTAGCTGTTTACCAAAAAATCGAAAATCAAAATGCAATCTGTTGTCATAAATTTTAATAACCAGGAATAGGTTTTTTAGactaaattattcattttatacatttaaattaaaaaaaatcaaaattaaataatcatagaAATGTAAATATAACTAAAagaaaaatatgcataaattttaaaaaataataatataccaaTTATaaagtacttttactatttttcaattgtcatgtctaacaaaatttttattgtaaagtaaattttgaaagtagaacaagtaagtaaaataattataataaattttacttttattataataactttttttaatgtgtattattcgtaattttattattttaatcacatttttataatattttcatttaaatatgaaaataaaaatttatttaattaagtttttaatttgtattagttttataaatgctTACCAAATAGATTactggtttttagtttttagtttttagtttctatttccaatttttggttttcatttctgattttcATTTCTCTAACTTTTGACAATGATGCCAAATGGTCCCTTAACTATTCATCCTCGCAGCATCATAAGCCTATATTTATAAGCAACCAAGAAAACCTAAAGAAAAAcaatcaaaaattacaaaattactcCAAATTAATCAAAAACTATAAATTAATCCCAAATTAATTATCAAAATAAAAGCCACTATAACTGAAATATCCAAAGCAAGCCTACATGAactaaaattcctaaaacatcataTTCTTGAACAAAGAAAAACCtctaatttttaaatcttttgaGCAGAATATGATTGCCTGGAATTATCCATAGGTACTCCATCAAGAGTTTTTGAATATTTAACATACGAACACAATTATAAAGAAGGCCTTTGCATCCACAAAAACACAAAGAATCAACAGAAGAAAAGTGGATATCACTGTCGAACAATAATTGCACTTGCACCACTGCAAGTTTCCACTTACATTGACCTAATTTACATTTCCATTCACCATATTGATATTGGTGAGCCCTACCAAAAGAATTGTTGCAACAAGTATGAAGAGGTGGGAAGCTCAAAGTTGGAAACTTATCAGCATGCAGTACAAGAGGTGGAGATCCATGTAAATTTAAGCTTTTGCCTGCATGTAATTCAATTATCCTAACAAAATTTGTACAGTTTAGAAAAACAATCTGACCCTTTTAAGAAATAACACATATATTTACCAATCTTAAAAAGAACAAATGTTCAGAATTTTAGCTCAGAAGTTCTCTGAAGGAAAGGAGATATCCAGCAGGGAGTTTCCCAGGACAAAAATCGCAACCAAAAAACATTCAACACAAACAGTGAAGGGGgaaagaatctcaaaggatgaaGAAGTCTAGAGAATGAATCAATATTTAGTATATTATTATAGGGCAACCCAGATATGTATCCTGGGGCCTGAAGAGTTTAAAACTAGTAAACCAACCACACCTTGGGTACAATCCATgaaacccaaaaccgaaacccAGGAAAgggaatgaaaataaaataagacaACAGATCTGACAACAGCCAGCAACTTGCTGGGATTACagaaggaaaaattgaaaaaaaaaaatcctttttttttaaaatgtatttCCACATCATCTGGGACACATGATACAGTTTCTGATTATATCCCGCAAACTGATTTTACATCTCAACGAAAACTGAAAAAAGAAAACCTATATTTTAAAAAACTCAAGCTCAAACCTTGCATGAAATTCTTCGCAACTGCTCACGGTGATAATTCTTCAAACCAGTGCTCCAATTAATTCTAATAACATTTTCTTTAGACTGAAATATCCCAACAAGTGAAATGTGTACCAAATTCACAGGCGTTCACTGATTCACCTATAATAATCTTCTCATACTGAAATGATTATCTTCCTAGGCAGCAATACCTGAAACAATGATGATCAACATGATGTAAATACCATATACTCCAGGTGGGTAAGGTTTATCATTTACTGAGAAAGGTCAGCAAGTTTCAAAAAAGGTCATAGATATTAAAAAAGATGCATTCACACCCAAAACATCTGATTGCTCAgtatttgcatttttatttaCATGGATTAAAATAGTCAGAAGGGCATGACAAAATGTCTGTATTCATGAACTGTGTAACCATTTCACCTAATCACCAATATCTTGGTGGGCAAAATTAGCTAAATTTAATCCCATGTTTGTGCAGCAAACTTGCAATTAATGGAAAAGGTGTTGGGGGGCAGAAGAAGGAGAAATGCATCTTACCTCTATTTGCTTGTCTATTAGTAACACTATAACCACCGACGTAGCCAGCAGAGTTTTTACTCATAACATCTGAATCCGCATTCCCAAGCCCATAACTAAATGAAACAGGCCTCTCCAGCTCTGAAGATGATGACCTCCAAGTGGAATTCCCATAAATTGAACCACCTTCATAAAAGTCTCCATATGCTCCATCATAACCACCATTTGAAGGAGCATATGAAGAATCTGGTGCCCCAGTGGTACTGCCATTTCTTCTGTAACCTGCGCCTCCTGACTCAAAATTGAGGTCTTCACTCCCATAACTAAGTTTTCCACAACTATAAACAGAACTTTTCCCCCCAATTTGAGTTGAGACGGGAGAGGAACCCCAAATTGCTCCAATACTGCCAAAAGAACTTGCACCAGTATTATTCCCAATTCCAGAGCCAATAAAAGGGCTGGAGTTTGCTGAGTTTGAAGCATAATTAAGACTATCATTTCCCCACAAACTACGATTTGTTGAACTCAAAATAGAGCCAGTTCCTCCATTACCCCCACCAAAACCATTGGGGCTACCATACCTGTTAGAATTTCCACTATAAAAAGAGTTCAATCCCCGCCCATAGCTAAGATTAGAACTAATGTTTGCACCTCCACCATAGCTCGGACTAAAGCCTGGCTCAAAATTCAGTCCCATCCCATAACCCGAAAGACCAAATGGGGAAATTCCACTCCGACCAACAGTCACAGGACTAGATCTGCCATCTATTTTAAGTCCATAGCCTCCGATCGTGCCTGGATTATAACCCTGAGTGTAACCATTAAGAAAGCTACTGACCTTACTCAAACCATAGTTGTATCCGCCTAATTGGCTCCGACTTGGCCCAGGAGATAATTCTTTGGGGACAGCTCGCTTGACCTCAACCATTTTTCCATTAAGTTCATGAAAAGTTTTAAGCAAAACTTTCTCTGCTGCTTCCTCTGAATCATAAGTGATGAATCCAAAACCTCTCGGCCTTTGAGTGTTGTGATCATACATGACAACAACATCTGTGATTGTCCCAAATTGATCAAAGTACTTCTTAAAGTCACTCTCTGTAACACTGGATGCTAAACCTCCCACAAATATCTTTCTTGTACGGGCAGGACTAGGTGACCCATGTATGCTACTATTATTTTTGTTCAGAATGTGTTGATCATCCCTGGGAATAGCTTTCTTTGCCTCAACCTGAAATAGAAAGTGCAATAACAAAAATGATATTAACATATTTTGAAATGACAAACAGGTAGATGTAAGCTTTTACAGAAGGAATTTAAAGTTTCAATTGATCTAGAAATGCCTCAAAAGTTTGAATTATCAAGAATTAATCATCACACTATTGTTCTGATATGAATTTATATTTGGAATTTAGAAGAATCTGAAAGCACCCGCTCTGCATGGCAGGCAAGGTAAGGTAATATATCTTGGATCTTTCTTAAGTCATTCTTATTTCTTACTCTGAAATCTGAATGAGGCCATCCATGACAAATGAGCCTCCAAAAGAAAATGCAGATACCatcattttaattttcatatcAGTATGAGAAAATAACAAGTTATGAATTTGTTCCATTTCAAACCACCATATAATCACAATGCTGAAATCAATTATTCAAATCATGATACATAATGCTCCAATGCAACAGTGACAAGAGAAACATATTAATTCAAACATATTTCTCTAATATCACACTGTTAAAAGAAATTCCACTTACAGTTCTACCATCTATCATGTGCTTTTCCATTACAACTCTTTCGGCAACAGCAGGGTCAGCGAAGACAACAAAACCAAAACCACGGGCACGGCCAGTGGTCCGATCTTTCATTATCACAGCTTCTGCCACTTCTCCGAAAGTTTGGAAATACTCCTTAAGGCGGTCTTCATTAGTGTCCCAAGAAATTCCACCAATGAAAAGCTTACCAAGTTCCATATCCATTCTACACATCCCATTTCCAATAAACCGATCAGCTAGATTTCCATCAATCATGATCAAACAAATTAAGCTATACAAAATTTCAACTTCAATCTCCACAATAAACAACGTAACCAATAATCCAATCTGCTAATTTCCAGTAAACATGATCAAGTAAATTTAAActacaaaaatttcatcttcaAAAACATTTAACCAATTCTTTCTCCGGACCAACCAAAGTAAACATTGGACAAGGAAAATTACTATGCCGGATCTAACCCAAAAagtacaatataataataataataataataataataataataataatagttcaATTCAAACTTTCCGTGAAAACATAAAATTCAATCTGCCATCaagaacaaaaatatatattgcAGAAAAGAACAATTCAATTCAAGCTTTTCATTTCCTTCAGAGAAATATACAATTCAATCTGTCAtcgagaaagaaaaaaaaaatccacagaAAGCAGCAAAATGTGGATTAAAACTGGAGGAAAAGTCACttgtaaaaaaaaacaaataccCGAAATTTGAAATATTGTGATGAATAGATGCGAAATGGGTACGTTTAGATTCAATCTAGAAACTTCAAATCTTCCACAGATCAAAAATCAATCGACCCACAATCCTGGATTCctgaaaattgtagaaaaaagTAGAATTGGCAAATATGTAACGAAACAAAGTAACGGGAAGCGAAAAACAGTGGGTACAGATAGAGAAACAAATCATCTTGTGTGAAAATTTACCAATTGAGAAGAACCCAGATGAGAAATCGAGAAAATCTAAGATCTGAGGGAAGGCATAATAAGAAGAGAGGGCAATAAGCCCCCTTTAttcctctccctctttctctctctctctctctctctctctctctctctctctctctacgttctTCCAATGACTAACTGTCGCTGCAATTAGCCAAAACAAAATGAATGAATTTTATGTATcaaagcagagagagagagagagagggagaggtgaGTTGGAGCAGATGGGCTTCTCTCTAAAATGggcaaatataatataaatagagagagagagagagagagagagagagagagagataggctTGGCTATCCTCTCGTCTAAGAAATGAAGGGGAAGAAGATGGAAGATGGAGACTTCCCATTTTAAAGcttgatttttttgaaaataaagtttactgtttttccttccaaattgttttttgtttttaaatttaaaaaaaaaaattattacttaaCCATACAAAGATATTTTAGATGTTTGGCTAATTTGCAGTTATTGCCCTCCTTCATATTTTATTTACTCATTATTACTGTTGTGTTGGCTGTTCAGCTTCTTGCAATAATATaacttttcttttttgaaaattgaaattgtattattttttcttctaaaaatatttgttgctaggcaagaaaaacattttttttaacttAACCATGTTCATAATAATATATTACATTACATACattaattatttttcaattttaaaatttaatttatatttataattatttaacttTGTCGCAATTGTTCTATCTTAGGCTTTTACTAGGGTGAActctaatttaatttttataaatcttgcgTGGTAAAATGTTAAGCTGCAAGcacaattattttaaattatttataaagttttaattttttaaaaaaataaattatttttttcaatgtgTAGTGTTAGATGAATTTGCAAATGTTATCGTACTCTATTTTCTCTACAATCCCCTATTAAGTTTTTTATAGTCATCTATCTAcgattaatattttaaaattttaaaattttaatattttttctaaaatgtTATCAATATAAGTAAATAATCACTAATTATCAATTCACCAAAATCAAAGGTTAATTTCAAATTCAAAGATAATTTTCTAAGCTTGGACGTCCTTGATTTTTGGAAATAAGAAATGGTAATAgtgcaaaatttaaattttttttttggacaaTTTTTATTACCACATTAAcacaattattattatatttttttctaagaGGCCCACCTTAAGTTGACTACACAAAGAAAGGTAGTTGATCTCCTATTTCAGTcatgatttgaaattaaaacatttaatatAAAAGTTTCAAACTTTAACTATTGCGATATTCTTTAGGGACATCGCAGACCCATAAATTAATCGGAGGCCTATACTGAACCTAAATTAAAGAATAACGGACAATATCTCACCAGAGTTGGGTATGAGAcaattacatttggtatcagggTTATCCTGGGGATACTATCATGTGGGTAGATTCTATACAGAGTTGTAAGCTACTCTAACGAGTGCATCAGAGATCAAAGAGGAGAGTGTCACGGTCCCACATAAAATGTGTACTAAGGAGATCTTGAATTAAAAAGAATAGTTTAGACTTTAACTATATGAGGCATCTTTTATAGGATAAACCCTACTTTACCAAAATTGAGTCTAGGACAACTgataaataattcattttttattttatattcctCCCAACTTATAATTGCAACATAGTAGGACCACATTATTTATGTGAACATAATAATTTTTTGCGTGACAATATTGTCCCTCAAAAACCTATTACATGCTTTCTTCATGGGGAGGCAAGGGATGTTACATTTAATATTAACCCCAAATTAGGATTCAAGCATCAGTCAAACCCcaaaaaaatattaaccaaaatttaaa
It contains:
- the LOC131153118 gene encoding heterogeneous nuclear ribonucleoprotein 1-like isoform X2 gives rise to the protein MDMELGKLFIGGISWDTNEDRLKEYFQTFGEVAEAVIMKDRTTGRARGFGFVVFADPAVAERVVMEKHMIDGRTVEAKKAIPRDDQHILNKNNSSIHGSPSPARTRKIFVGGLASSVTESDFKKYFDQFGTITDVVVMYDHNTQRPRGFGFITYDSEEAAEKVLLKTFHELNGKMVEVKRAVPKELSPGPSRSQLGGYNYGLSKVSSFLNGYTQGYNPGTIGGYGLKIDGRSSPVTVGRSGISPFGLSGYGMGLNFEPGFSPSYGGGANISSNLSYGRGLNSFYSGNSNRYGSPNGFGGGNGGTGSILSSTNRSLWGNDSLNYASNSANSSPFIGSGIGNNTGASSFGSIGAIWGSSPVSTQIGGKSSVYSCGKLSYGSEDLNFESGGAGYRRNGSTTGAPDSSYAPSNGGYDGAYGDFYEGGSIYGNSTWRSSSSELERPVSFSYGLGNADSDVMSKNSAGYVGGYSVTNRQANRGIAA
- the LOC131153118 gene encoding heterogeneous nuclear ribonucleoprotein 1-like isoform X1, whose amino-acid sequence is MDMELGKLFIGGISWDTNEDRLKEYFQTFGEVAEAVIMKDRTTGRARGFGFVVFADPAVAERVVMEKHMIDGRTVEAKKAIPRDDQHILNKNNSSIHGSPSPARTRKIFVGGLASSVTESDFKKYFDQFGTITDVVVMYDHNTQRPRGFGFITYDSEEAAEKVLLKTFHELNGKMVEVKRAVPKELSPGPSRSQLGGYNYGLSKVSSFLNGYTQGYNPGTIGGYGLKIDGRSSPVTVGRSGISPFGLSGYGMGLNFEPGFSPSYGGGANISSNLSYGRGLNSFYSGNSNRYGSPNGFGGGNGGTGSILSSTNRSLWGNDSLNYASNSANSSPFIGSGIGNNTGASSFGSIGAIWGSSPVSTQIGGKSSVYSCGKLSYGSEDLNFESGGAGYRRNGSTTGAPDSSYAPSNGGYDGAYGDFYEGGSIYGNSTWRSSSSELERPVSFSYGLGNADSDVMSKNSAGYVGGYSVTNRQANRGKMHFSFFCPPTPFPLIASLLHKHGIKFS